From Solanum lycopersicum chromosome 8, SLM_r2.1, the proteins below share one genomic window:
- the LOC101259567 gene encoding pentatricopeptide repeat-containing protein At3g29230-like: MAVRFKHMKQYVSLSSEYVNKFIKTQINLSKPTPKLWSDHDDVQSFDPYNNGVHSTLTLSHPILRILDSCTPKLRQFNQVHAQLIVSGIFQHPLAAGRVMMKLCSSQSTFPHAVKIFENLEYPDAFICNTVMKCYVNFDDPEKGLVFYSDQMVKNGIFQNHYTFPILVKACADLGRVREGEMVHANVVKCGFELDLYTRNVLIHMYSVCCRIHDARKVFDLSSDSDLVTWNTMIDGYVKNGEVNLARYVFDVMPERDVFSWNSMLSGYVGIGDMEAAKLLFQEMPLRDTVSWNCLLDGYSRSGNVVAAHALFDQMENRNVVSWTTLMALYVRLKDYTGCLGLFDIMMQGRDIQPNEAILMSVLTACAHLGRLDRGKWIHSYIRYSGRIKPDMLLSTALLTMYAKCGEMDLAKEVFAGMPEKSVVSWNSMIMGYGTHGYGEEALETFLEMEKSGVRPNGATFICVLSACTHSGMVLEGWWYFDVMTRVYRIEPKVEHYGCMIDLLGRAGLMRDSEDLIKNMPMDSGPALWGALLSACKTHSNLELGEIVAKRLIERDPEDIGSYVLLSNIYAAQERWDDVEQVRKIMVVKGIRKEAGSSLVQFANSDMSCYPENISVHKRIMMSSMLSEMEAQIKCQSET; this comes from the coding sequence ATGGCGGTTAGATTCAAACATATGAAGCAGTATGTCTCCCTTTCTTCAGAATACGTTAACAAGTTCATCAAAACCCAAATTAACCTTTCAAAACCCACTCCAAAACTCTGGTCTGATCATGATGATGTTCAATCTTTTGACCCATACAACAATGGTGTACATAGTACATTGACATTGAGCCACCCCATTTTGCGAATTTTAGATTCTTGCACCCCGAAATTGAGACAATTTAATCAAGTTCATGCGCAGCTCATTGTTTCAGGTATCTTTCAACACCCTTTAGCTGCAGGTAGAGTTATGATGAAGCTCTGTTCTTCACAATCCACTTTTCCTCATGCTGTAAAGATTTTTGAGAATCTTGAATACCCTGATGCTTTTATTTGTAATACAGTTATGAAATGTTATGTGAATTTCGATGACCCGGAAAAGGGTTTGGTGTTTTATTCTGATCAGATGGTTAAAAATGGGATCTTTCAGAATCATTATACGTTTCCTATATTGGTTAAGGCTTGTGCTGATTTGGGTAGGGTGAGAGAAGGGGAAATGGTTCATGCCAATGTAGTGAAATGTGGGTTTGAGTTGGATTTATATACTAGGAATGTTTTGATTCATATGTATTCAGTGTGTTGTCGTATTCATGATGCAAGGAAGGTGTTTGATTTAAGTTCTGACTCAGATTTGGTGACTTGGAACACAATGATTGACGGGTACGTGAAAAATGGAGAAGTGAATCTTGCGCGTTATGTTTTTGATGTAATGCCTGAAAGGGATGTTTTTAGCTGGAATTCCATGTTATCTGGATATGTGGGGATCGGAGATATGGAGGCTGCAAAGTTGCTGTTCCAGGAGATGCCTTTGAGGGATACTGTTTCTTGGAATTGTTTGCTTGATGGATATTCTAGGTCTGGAAATGTAGTAGCTGCCCATGCTCTGTTTGATCAGATGGAAAATCGGAATGTAGTTTCTTGGACTACTTTAATGGCTCTTTATGTGCGGTTGAAGGACTATACAGGATGTTTGGGATTGTTTGATATAATGATGCAAGGAAGAGATATTCAGCCAAATGAGGCTATCCTCATGAGTGTTTTGACTGCTTGTGCACATTTAGGGAGACTTGATCGAGGAAAGTGGATACATTCCTATATAAGGTACAGTGGGAGGATTAAGCCTGACATGTTGCTTTCGACTGCCCTATTGACAATGTATGCTAAGTGCGGTGAGATGGATTTGGCGAAGGAGGTATTTGCTGGGATGCCAGAGAAAAGTGTTGTCTCGTGGAACTCTATGATCATGGGTTATGGAACCCACGGGTACGGCGAGGAAGCACTTGAAACATTCTTGGAGATGGAAAAAAGTGGAGTGAGGCCTAATGGTGCTACATTCATTTGTGTTTTAAGTGCATGTACTCATTCAGGGATGGTATTAGAAGGATGGTGGTATTTTGATGTGATGACTAGAGTTTATAGAATAGAGCCTAAGGTTGAGCACTACGGCTGCATGATTGATCTTCTTGGGCGGGCTGGTTTGATGAGAGATTCTGAAGACCTCATCAAGAATATGCCTATGGACTCCGGACCTGCATTATGGGGAGCTTTGCTTTCAGCTTGCAAGACCCACTCAAATCTGGAACTTGGTGAGATCGTTGCCAAGAGATTAATTGAGAGGGATCCAGAGGATATTGGATCCTATGTGCTTTTATCCAACATATATGCTGCACAAGAGAGATGGGATGATGTGGAGCaggtaagaaaaataatggttgTAAAAGGGATTAGAAAGGAAGCAGGATCTAGCCTAGTTCAATTTGCAAACTCAGACATGTCGTGTTATCCAGAAAATATTTCAGTTCACAAGAGAATTATGATGTCTTCCATGTTGAGTGAGATGGAAGCTCAGATCAAATGTCAGAGTGAAACGTGA
- the LOC101258887 gene encoding expansin-like B1 — protein MAPLQVVSVFVASFIFMQTLGNSQTCPDCFTRSRAAHYPNSEEKGTETGSCGFGTFGATINGGDVSAASELYRNGLGCGACYQVRCTDSNYCSDKGVTVVVTDQGAGDRTDFILSQRAFARMAQTTDAAASILPLGVVDIEYRRVSCTYPDKNITIKIEESSDNPHYLAFVIWYQQGKKDITAVQLCETQNFVCKLLDRTRGAVWTTTSPPRGPLQIRMLLSVDDEDETWVDPVNNIPENWKAGDTYDSGIQADA, from the exons ATGGCTCCTCTTCAAGTTGTCTCTGTCTTTGTAGCATCTTTTATCTTCATGCAAACTCTGGGGAACTCTCAAACATGCCCGGATTGTTTCACTCGTTCTCGTGCAGCCCACTATCCAAATTCAGAAGAAAAAGGAACAGAAA CTGGGAGTTGTGGATTTGGTACTTTTGGAGCAACAATCAATGGTGGAGATGTCTCAGCAGCATCAGAACTCTATCGAAATGGTCTAGGATGTGGTGCATGCTACCAG GTGAGATGCACCGACAGTAACTACTGTTCTGATAAAGGAGTGACTGTAGTTGTAACAGACCAAGGTGCAGGTGATCGCACAGACTTTATTCTAAGTCAGCGAGCCTTTGCTCGCATGGCTCAGACAACAGATGCTGCTGCTTCTATATTGCCACTTGGTGTGGTGGATATTGAATACAGAAG GGTCTCATGCACCTACCCGGACAAAAATATTACAATCAAGATTGAAGAGAGCAGCGACAATCCTCATTACTTGGCTTTTGTGATATGGTATCAACAAGGCAAAAAGGATATTACAGCTGTGCAACTATGTGAG ACACAAAATTTTGTATGTAAGCTGCTGGATAGGACACGTGGAGCAGTGTGGACTACTACTTCACCTCCAAGGGGACCTCTGCAAATCAGAATGCTATTGAgtgttgatgatgaagatgagaCATGGGTTGATCCTGTCAATAATATACCTGAAAACTGGAAAGCTGGTGACACATACGACTCAGGAATACAAGCGGATGCATAA